A single region of the Dehalococcoides mccartyi genome encodes:
- a CDS encoding SRPBCC family protein, translating into MIKYLFKTVWHFDAPPQKVWELIKDARIMPEWWPGVKRFEILSAEQEMLPGCRIQASVKGLIGDLNFELEINKTVPCSEIVMQSRGDLAGQGVWTLTPDNGNTISTYIWEVATTGRLMNAIGFFCKPIFIWNHNRVMNAGFKALKKRL; encoded by the coding sequence TTGATAAAATATCTGTTTAAAACTGTCTGGCACTTTGATGCCCCGCCCCAAAAGGTCTGGGAGCTGATTAAAGATGCCCGCATCATGCCCGAATGGTGGCCGGGAGTAAAACGTTTTGAAATACTATCTGCAGAGCAGGAAATGTTGCCGGGCTGCCGCATACAGGCATCTGTAAAGGGTCTGATCGGAGATCTGAACTTCGAACTGGAAATAAACAAGACAGTACCCTGCAGTGAAATCGTTATGCAAAGCCGCGGGGACTTGGCAGGACAGGGGGTCTGGACACTCACCCCTGACAATGGCAATACTATCAGTACTTATATCTGGGAAGTGGCCACCACCGGAAGATTGATGAATGCTATAGGGTTTTTCTGCAAGCCTATATTCATCTGGAATCACAACCGGGTAATGAACGCCGGATTTAAAGCCCTAAAAAAACGTCTCTGA
- a CDS encoding glycerol-3-phosphate acyltransferase: MPLLFVLLSYLLGTFPSAYLAGYLSQAGDIRLIGDRNMGAQNAYRCLGRGWGITVFIFDLTKGALAIMLALTTGLSPGWVMACGLATVLGHNWPVWLGFRGGRGEATAIGVMLVIATQPMLLMGGLGLLVLVITSSVITASAVMFGLLWLAVIVYGLPGEVVAYSIGLPVVVGLTHYIRSRQTRFQTK; this comes from the coding sequence ATGCCTTTACTATTTGTCCTGCTAAGTTATCTGCTAGGAACTTTTCCGTCCGCCTACCTGGCCGGATACCTGAGTCAAGCCGGGGATATCCGCCTGATAGGTGACCGGAACATGGGCGCCCAGAATGCCTATCGCTGCCTTGGACGAGGCTGGGGTATAACAGTCTTCATTTTTGACCTTACCAAGGGTGCTTTAGCCATTATGCTGGCTCTGACGACTGGTCTAAGCCCCGGCTGGGTTATGGCGTGCGGCTTGGCCACTGTTCTGGGGCATAACTGGCCTGTCTGGCTGGGATTCAGGGGAGGGCGGGGTGAGGCAACGGCCATAGGGGTAATGCTGGTAATCGCCACCCAGCCGATGCTGCTTATGGGGGGGTTGGGTTTACTGGTACTAGTAATTACCTCAAGCGTTATTACCGCCTCGGCAGTTATGTTCGGGCTTCTATGGCTGGCAGTTATTGTTTACGGCCTGCCCGGCGAAGTGGTAGCTTACAGCATCGGACTGCCGGTAGTGGTAGGACTGACCCACTACATACGCAGCCGCCAGACCCGTTTTCAAACCAAATAA
- a CDS encoding protease inhibitor I42 family protein, which produces MKKPAVFMLSLVCTFSLVFSGCSPEVKTYTDADTLIECRAGDEFIVALPANPSTGYSWEFQSASSKIYLVEKTYTPDNADNTLVGGGGTEYFRLKALDIDETELWFYYSRPWDSVPLETLVINLKVS; this is translated from the coding sequence ATGAAAAAACCTGCTGTTTTTATGCTTAGTTTGGTCTGCACTTTCAGTCTGGTTTTTTCCGGCTGCAGTCCGGAGGTTAAAACTTATACAGATGCGGATACTTTGATTGAATGCCGGGCTGGGGATGAGTTTATAGTGGCTTTGCCGGCTAATCCAAGCACCGGTTATAGCTGGGAATTTCAGTCTGCCAGTTCTAAAATATATCTCGTTGAAAAAACCTATACGCCTGATAATGCTGACAATACTTTGGTTGGCGGCGGCGGAACTGAATATTTCCGTCTGAAGGCTTTGGATATAGATGAAACTGAGCTTTGGTTTTACTATTCCCGTCCGTGGGATTCTGTACCTCTGGAAACACTGGTTATTAACCTGAAGGTTTCCTAG
- a CDS encoding putative signal transducing protein, translating to MPQADKLELAGIAPNQIVAEMWQGFLEGEGIPSTLGAKQVFPYLGITLLPVSLYVLEEHLTQAKEILADLQVQNEESDEPAQED from the coding sequence ATGCCCCAAGCGGATAAACTGGAACTGGCGGGGATAGCCCCGAACCAGATAGTAGCGGAAATGTGGCAGGGTTTTCTGGAGGGGGAAGGTATTCCCTCCACTCTGGGAGCTAAGCAGGTGTTTCCGTATCTGGGTATAACTTTGCTGCCGGTCAGTTTGTATGTTTTGGAAGAGCACCTTACTCAGGCCAAAGAAATATTGGCGGATTTGCAAGTGCAGAATGAAGAGTCGGATGAACCCGCCCAAGAAGACTGA
- a CDS encoding 50S ribosomal protein L25/general stress protein Ctc: protein MTGISLALNSRQIFGNKNKLLRAQGLTPVHIFGHGLPSLALQANTLELESTINRAGSSHLVNIKLDTDKKTRKAFIREIQRHPIKGYLQHVDFYQINLKEKVTAEIPIHFSGESPLLKEKGHKLTAPFTHLTVEALPDDLPPEIHIDLSQFDTLEKDLYIKDIILPGKARILNEPDLLVAKVSEIHLKVETPVAASLPEAPEVKPVAHTEEKETTEKE from the coding sequence ATGACCGGTATCAGCCTGGCACTTAATTCACGGCAGATCTTTGGCAATAAAAACAAACTCCTTAGGGCTCAGGGACTGACCCCTGTCCACATCTTTGGTCACGGGCTGCCGTCACTGGCACTTCAGGCAAACACTCTGGAACTGGAATCCACAATCAATAGGGCAGGCAGTTCCCATCTGGTAAATATCAAACTGGATACAGACAAGAAAACCCGCAAAGCCTTTATCCGTGAAATCCAGCGCCACCCGATAAAAGGCTACCTTCAGCATGTAGATTTTTACCAGATAAACCTAAAAGAGAAAGTAACTGCAGAAATCCCCATCCATTTCAGCGGAGAATCACCCTTGCTCAAAGAAAAAGGCCACAAACTGACCGCCCCCTTTACACACCTTACAGTTGAAGCCCTGCCGGATGACCTGCCGCCTGAAATACATATTGACCTCTCACAGTTTGATACTCTGGAGAAAGACCTTTACATAAAAGATATCATCCTGCCAGGCAAAGCCAGAATCCTAAACGAGCCTGACCTCCTGGTTGCCAAAGTAAGCGAAATCCACCTGAAGGTTGAAACGCCGGTAGCAGCCAGCCTGCCTGAAGCACCGGAAGTAAAGCCTGTAGCCCATACTGAAGAAAAAGAAACCACTGAAAAGGAATAA
- a CDS encoding gamma-glutamylcyclotransferase family protein, which translates to MLYFAYGQTLSRKQMKEICPDAAPKQSAALANYKLVFLGYSRKWHGALASIKPSRGDRAKGGLYEISESGLRKLDAHEEFPANSERIKVNVHDDDGNMLEAFTHTRRRSDDEGKPSAEYLAVIQQAYHEWGLI; encoded by the coding sequence ATGCTGTATTTTGCATACGGACAGACCCTCAGCCGCAAACAAATGAAGGAAATCTGCCCGGACGCTGCCCCAAAACAGAGTGCCGCTCTGGCTAATTACAAGCTAGTTTTTCTGGGATATTCACGCAAATGGCACGGAGCACTTGCCAGCATCAAACCTTCCCGCGGTGACAGAGCCAAAGGTGGGCTTTACGAAATCAGCGAATCAGGATTGCGAAAACTGGACGCACACGAAGAGTTTCCTGCCAACAGTGAACGGATAAAAGTAAATGTCCATGACGATGACGGAAATATGCTGGAAGCCTTTACCCATACCCGCCGCCGCTCTGATGACGAAGGGAAACCTTCCGCCGAATATCTGGCTGTAATCCAGCAAGCCTATCATGAATGGGGTCTTATTTGA
- a CDS encoding DUF5679 domain-containing protein — protein MQGYCMKCRAKKEMKNTKQITMKNGRPATQGVCPDCGTKMFKIGKA, from the coding sequence ATGCAGGGTTATTGTATGAAATGCCGCGCAAAGAAGGAAATGAAAAATACCAAGCAGATCACCATGAAGAACGGCCGTCCCGCCACTCAGGGTGTTTGCCCCGATTGCGGCACCAAAATGTTCAAAATCGGCAAAGCATAA
- a CDS encoding helix-turn-helix domain-containing protein: protein MTKEGMTIAQAADLLGVSTRTIRRYIKSGKIQAELVPGSFGEEYRIYEIPSDLKKEDEEDLSLQTIQTPIQFMDVVRELHEKNLALAAQLGAATEKIKQMESQLKLLNAPGENTPDDTPKQGWFERLWKKLGWTEKA, encoded by the coding sequence ATGACTAAAGAAGGTATGACTATTGCCCAAGCCGCAGATTTACTGGGTGTTTCTACCCGTACCATCCGGCGTTATATCAAATCCGGCAAGATACAGGCGGAACTGGTTCCCGGCTCTTTCGGTGAGGAGTACCGTATTTATGAAATCCCGTCTGACCTAAAGAAAGAAGATGAGGAAGACCTTTCCCTGCAGACTATCCAAACCCCTATCCAGTTTATGGATGTTGTCCGTGAACTTCATGAAAAGAATCTGGCTTTGGCAGCTCAGCTCGGGGCGGCTACTGAAAAAATTAAACAGATGGAGAGTCAGCTTAAACTGCTTAATGCACCGGGTGAAAATACGCCCGATGATACACCCAAACAAGGCTGGTTTGAACGGCTCTGGAAGAAACTGGGCTGGACAGAAAAGGCCTGA
- a CDS encoding ComF family protein: protein MKLLHQSLKDTLLDLVFPQQCLVCSKEGKLFCAQCSDSLSYITPPVCTLCGHHTGDDGVCPQCMSGKIHLDGLRSVFNFEGGIAQAIYALKYHNLRSVAPLLGTFLADYLKQNPIPADIVVPVPIHHSRLKYRGYNQSLLLARELCLHTGLKLDEHWLERSLSSAPQARAKSRTERLENVKNAFIFKYPTTTAPRVIIIDDVATTGATLNACAATLKEAGALSVWGLTIARER, encoded by the coding sequence ATGAAACTTTTACATCAATCCCTCAAGGATACCCTTCTTGACTTAGTCTTTCCCCAGCAGTGTCTGGTCTGCAGCAAAGAAGGCAAGCTGTTCTGTGCCCAATGCAGTGACAGCCTGAGTTATATCACTCCACCTGTCTGCACACTCTGTGGCCATCATACCGGAGATGACGGGGTTTGCCCTCAATGCATGTCAGGTAAAATCCATCTGGACGGATTGCGTTCGGTTTTCAACTTTGAAGGCGGCATTGCCCAAGCCATATATGCCCTGAAATATCACAATCTGCGTTCTGTTGCCCCTCTACTAGGCACTTTTCTGGCAGACTACCTGAAACAAAACCCCATTCCGGCTGATATTGTTGTGCCTGTACCCATCCACCACAGCCGCTTGAAATACCGCGGCTACAACCAGTCCCTGCTGCTGGCAAGAGAACTCTGCCTACACACAGGTTTGAAACTAGATGAACATTGGCTTGAACGTTCACTGTCATCTGCCCCGCAGGCACGTGCCAAAAGCCGCACTGAGCGTCTGGAAAATGTAAAAAATGCATTTATTTTCAAATACCCCACGACAACCGCCCCCAGGGTGATTATAATAGATGATGTAGCAACCACAGGCGCTACCCTGAATGCCTGCGCCGCCACTCTTAAAGAGGCTGGTGCCCTCAGCGTATGGGGGCTGACCATAGCCAGAGAAAGATAG
- a CDS encoding MarC family protein, protein MSEFWNDILLTFVPLFIVVDAVGNLPFVISITDQSTAEERKKVVNLAVITASLLGLLFLFMGKLVLDLMGISVGAFAIAGGLILLLFAIRYMTSGHMVEVIKEEMVAVVPIGTPLTMGPATITTLILLVNQFPLYIVLISFALNMLATWLIFKSNEWFIQYLGRGGLKAMSRIFSLFLAAIAISMIIKGLRLEEILGAVSGGG, encoded by the coding sequence ATGAGTGAGTTCTGGAATGATATTCTGCTGACCTTTGTGCCGCTGTTTATAGTAGTGGATGCAGTGGGTAATCTGCCGTTTGTAATATCCATTACCGACCAATCCACCGCCGAAGAACGCAAAAAGGTAGTAAACCTTGCTGTTATCACCGCCTCGCTGCTGGGGCTGCTGTTTCTTTTTATGGGGAAGCTGGTACTGGACTTGATGGGGATATCCGTGGGGGCATTTGCAATTGCCGGCGGTCTTATTCTGCTTCTTTTTGCCATACGCTATATGACCAGCGGGCACATGGTAGAAGTTATCAAAGAGGAGATGGTGGCGGTTGTACCCATCGGTACTCCCCTTACCATGGGGCCGGCCACTATCACTACCCTGATTTTACTGGTAAACCAATTTCCCCTGTACATAGTACTAATTTCCTTTGCCCTGAATATGCTGGCAACCTGGCTTATTTTTAAGTCTAATGAATGGTTTATTCAATATCTGGGTAGAGGCGGTCTTAAAGCTATGTCACGTATTTTCAGCCTGTTTCTGGCGGCTATTGCTATCAGCATGATTATCAAAGGTTTACGCCTTGAGGAGATACTTGGAGCGGTCAGCGGAGGAGGTTAA
- a CDS encoding methylated-DNA--[protein]-cysteine S-methyltransferase, with translation MSRVALKSHDTAVKKAGAGSNIRWDIFKIQPGWVGVMVSSEGICRLTLPQPGQTEALIELNPPAVSIRTDNLFNSLATKLESYFKGNSTDFQFSLDLSGYTPFESLVYKACVRIPYGQTASYGQIARLIGYPKAARAVGQALHKNPVPLIIPCHRVIAANGKTGGFNGGINIKCWLLTLEARKPSG, from the coding sequence TTGAGTAGAGTTGCACTAAAGAGCCATGACACAGCCGTCAAAAAGGCGGGGGCTGGTTCCAATATCCGCTGGGATATTTTTAAAATCCAACCGGGTTGGGTTGGGGTAATGGTATCTTCAGAAGGAATCTGCCGCCTTACCCTGCCCCAGCCCGGTCAAACCGAAGCACTGATAGAGCTTAATCCGCCTGCAGTGTCTATCCGTACGGACAATCTTTTCAATTCTCTGGCAACGAAACTTGAAAGCTATTTCAAGGGAAACAGCACGGATTTCCAGTTCAGCCTTGACCTTAGCGGGTACACCCCGTTTGAATCATTGGTGTATAAGGCCTGTGTTCGGATACCATACGGGCAAACCGCCAGTTACGGCCAGATTGCCCGCCTGATAGGTTATCCCAAGGCTGCCAGAGCAGTAGGGCAGGCACTCCATAAAAACCCCGTTCCCCTCATAATACCTTGCCACCGGGTAATTGCCGCAAACGGCAAGACAGGCGGTTTTAACGGCGGGATAAATATAAAATGCTGGCTGCTTACCCTGGAGGCTAGGAAACCTTCAGGTTAA
- a CDS encoding amidohydrolase family protein, with translation MVIDFHTHIFSPKIIAARQDYACRDSCLGMLYANPKAKMITAEELLTAMDEAGIDRAVALNIGWESAELCTLTNNYLLESARRYPGRIIPFCTLPISDPSASLTELERCRSLGAKGIGELRTEHPEELARPPYQPLFDRIDQSGLICLFHASEPLGHTYPGKGLATPEKFYPFISHYPKLKIILAHLGGGMPFYYLMPEAEKVLANTAYDTAAAPFLYKPEIYRQVIKLAGESRVLFGSDYPLMPYTRALKHLSDGKLEPDILAKVMQQNALNWLGEGQNGIG, from the coding sequence ATGGTAATAGATTTTCATACCCATATTTTCTCGCCCAAAATCATTGCAGCCCGGCAGGACTACGCCTGCCGGGATAGCTGTCTGGGAATGCTGTATGCAAATCCCAAAGCCAAAATGATTACCGCAGAGGAACTGTTAACGGCAATGGACGAAGCCGGTATAGACAGGGCAGTGGCACTGAATATCGGCTGGGAATCAGCCGAACTATGCACGCTTACCAATAACTACCTGCTGGAATCAGCCCGCCGCTACCCCGGAAGGATTATTCCGTTTTGCACTTTGCCCATTTCAGACCCGTCTGCCAGCCTCACAGAGCTAGAACGCTGCCGCAGTCTGGGGGCAAAGGGTATAGGCGAACTCCGCACTGAACATCCGGAAGAACTGGCACGCCCGCCCTATCAACCTTTGTTTGATAGGATAGACCAGAGCGGCCTAATTTGTTTGTTTCACGCTTCAGAACCGCTGGGACATACCTACCCAGGCAAGGGGCTTGCCACCCCGGAAAAGTTTTACCCTTTTATTTCCCACTACCCCAAACTGAAAATCATACTTGCCCATTTAGGCGGGGGCATGCCCTTTTACTATCTTATGCCCGAAGCCGAAAAAGTGCTGGCAAACACTGCCTATGACACAGCCGCCGCCCCTTTCCTGTACAAACCGGAGATTTACCGGCAGGTAATAAAACTGGCGGGGGAATCCAGAGTCCTTTTCGGCAGTGATTACCCCCTGATGCCTTATACCCGCGCCCTTAAACACCTGTCAGACGGAAAGCTTGAGCCGGATATACTGGCAAAGGTTATGCAGCAAAACGCCCTGAACTGGCTGGGTGAAGGTCAAAACGGCATTGGCTGA
- the radC gene encoding RadC family protein → MNPPKKTEDIPSVSPANPNAGHRHRLRERFLKAGLDGLNDYEVVELLLTLGTPRRDCKQAAKEAIKHFGSLRAVLEASPAELLSIKGIGEVNSIALTLIREVSRRYLKDGIMEKPVCNTAQQVFDYLYCAMRGLKKEVFKVIYLDSQHRVLEVADLFTGTVASGSIVPREVIAAAISQNASALIFVHNHPSGKIEPSQADKDVTRELVYAAMVMKIRALDHIIIGDNCYFSFAAAGIMSEYETGFLNLKLKHVSEARRHIYRAELFGGNPE, encoded by the coding sequence ATGAACCCGCCCAAGAAGACTGAAGATATCCCATCTGTTTCACCGGCTAACCCAAACGCCGGGCATCGCCATCGTCTGCGTGAGCGTTTCCTTAAGGCCGGTCTGGACGGGCTGAATGATTATGAAGTGGTGGAGCTGCTGCTTACCTTAGGGACTCCCCGCCGTGACTGCAAGCAAGCCGCCAAAGAGGCTATAAAACACTTCGGCAGCCTTCGGGCGGTGCTGGAAGCCTCCCCTGCCGAACTCTTAAGCATAAAGGGAATAGGCGAGGTTAACTCCATAGCCCTTACCCTTATCAGGGAAGTATCCCGGCGTTATCTTAAGGACGGGATTATGGAAAAACCGGTCTGCAATACCGCCCAGCAGGTGTTTGATTACCTGTATTGCGCCATGCGGGGTCTGAAAAAAGAGGTTTTCAAGGTAATATATCTGGACAGCCAGCACCGGGTGCTGGAGGTGGCAGACCTTTTTACCGGAACAGTGGCCAGCGGCAGCATAGTCCCCCGTGAGGTTATTGCGGCGGCTATTTCCCAAAATGCCTCTGCCCTTATTTTTGTCCATAATCACCCTTCGGGCAAGATCGAACCTTCACAGGCGGATAAAGACGTAACCCGTGAGCTGGTATATGCCGCTATGGTGATGAAGATACGGGCTTTAGACCACATAATTATCGGGGATAACTGCTATTTCAGTTTTGCGGCTGCCGGTATAATGAGTGAGTACGAAACAGGTTTTCTGAATTTGAAACTGAAACATGTTTCCGAAGCCAGACGCCATATATACCGGGCAGAACTGTTCGGGGGAAACCCGGAGTAA
- the hpf gene encoding ribosome hibernation-promoting factor, HPF/YfiA family translates to MEIQITTKNCRLDNRTRSYIQRKMGRITRILPQISEFRIELDEEQTRSQADHFILKATLNTGTDVLYAEERAENLLTAADRAVEVLNQQIDHAKGKMEVKARNRESIRLSQPGTFLSPKEPLIRRRKQEAKPMTVEEAVNQLNLSGEEYLLFLGPDTKRVNLLRRFADGKFELVEPVPE, encoded by the coding sequence ATGGAGATTCAGATTACCACCAAGAATTGCCGCCTGGACAACCGCACCCGCAGTTATATCCAACGCAAAATGGGGCGAATAACCCGGATACTGCCCCAGATTTCCGAATTCAGGATAGAGCTTGACGAGGAACAAACCCGCTCACAGGCAGACCATTTTATCCTTAAAGCCACGCTCAATACGGGTACAGATGTACTTTACGCTGAAGAACGGGCAGAAAACCTGCTGACGGCCGCCGACCGGGCGGTAGAAGTGCTTAACCAGCAGATTGACCATGCCAAAGGCAAGATGGAAGTAAAAGCACGCAATCGTGAAAGTATACGCCTCAGTCAGCCGGGGACATTTTTATCTCCCAAAGAGCCGCTTATCCGAAGACGCAAACAAGAGGCTAAACCCATGACCGTAGAAGAAGCGGTAAACCAGCTGAATTTATCAGGAGAAGAATATCTGCTCTTTTTAGGCCCGGATACCAAACGGGTAAATCTGCTCCGCCGCTTTGCTGACGGCAAGTTTGAGCTGGTTGAGCCGGTACCCGAATAG
- the thpR gene encoding RNA 2',3'-cyclic phosphodiesterase encodes MAEELVRTFIAVELPPELKTALGSFQNSLSIPAQAVKWVNPESMHLTIKFLGDTPLSQISNIIKGLEKAAQVCHAFTLCTNHIGAFPSLSNPKVIWLGLEGETGKLNALFAEVEKNISGLGFPAEQREFAPHLTLGRLRESASKIDLQTTAETLKTTPPVTKTSFKASHICLFKSQLLPAGPIYTRLAQISLA; translated from the coding sequence TTGGCTGAAGAACTTGTCCGCACGTTTATTGCCGTAGAACTGCCGCCTGAGCTTAAAACCGCACTCGGCAGTTTCCAGAATTCCCTTTCCATACCCGCACAAGCTGTCAAATGGGTAAACCCCGAATCAATGCATCTAACCATCAAATTTTTGGGGGATACCCCGTTAAGCCAAATATCAAATATCATAAAAGGGCTGGAGAAAGCCGCACAGGTCTGCCACGCCTTTACCCTATGCACCAACCATATAGGGGCTTTCCCCTCACTTTCAAACCCGAAGGTAATCTGGCTGGGGCTGGAGGGGGAAACCGGTAAACTTAATGCCCTCTTTGCGGAGGTTGAAAAAAATATTTCAGGGCTGGGATTTCCGGCAGAACAAAGGGAATTCGCCCCCCACCTGACCTTAGGACGTCTTAGGGAAAGTGCTTCCAAAATTGACCTGCAAACCACTGCCGAAACCCTTAAAACCACACCCCCTGTTACTAAAACCAGTTTCAAAGCCTCGCATATCTGCCTCTTTAAAAGCCAGCTTTTACCCGCAGGGCCAATATACACCAGACTGGCCCAAATCAGCCTCGCCTAG